In the genome of Curtobacterium sp. MCLR17_036, the window GCCTACGTGACCTCGGACCGGGCCGTGACGACGCCCTTCGCCCAGGGCTTCCGGGTGATCGACACGATGCCGCTCGACGTCAAGCGCCTGTCGGCCCGGCTCGCGGCCGACGGCATCGGCACGGTCGAGATCAAGAAGCGCGGCGTCGACGTCGACCCCGCGCAGTTCCGCAAGCGGCTGCGGCTGCGCGGGACCGGTCGCGTGACGCTCGTGCTCACCCGGCTGGAGGGCCGGCACACCGCCGTCCTGTGCGAGCGGCTCGGCGAGGCCGCCGCCTGATCGCGGTGCGCCGCCAGCCGGCGGTGCGCTGCTGGCCCGCGGTACGCCGCCAGCCGGCGGTGCGCTGCTGGCCCGCGGTACGCCGCCAGCCGGCGGTGCGCTGCTGGCCCGCGGTACGCCGCCAGCCCGCGTCAGGCAGCCAGCCCGCGGTGCGCCGCCGGTCGGCGGTGCGCAGCCGGTCGGTCGGGGTCGAGCTCGTGCGACGCTGCCCGGGCGGGGTCAGCCGACGAAGGCGCCGGTCCCGGAGTCGTAGTCGTAGTCGTAGGGCGTTCCCGAGCCGTTGCCGTACGTCGCCAGGATGACGACGAAGACGATCCAGAGGATCCAGACACCGGTCATCACCCAGCCGGCGATGATGCCGGTCAGCGCCAGACCGCGGCCGGTCTCGCCGTTCTGCTTCACCTTGCCGAGGGCGACGTGGCCGAGGATCGCGCCGGCGGGGCCGAGCAGGATCGCGATGAACCAGAACGGGATCGACGCCAGGCCGAAGACGATGGACAGGATCGCGAGGGTGTTCGTCTTCGGGCGCTGCGCGTACGGCTGGTATCCGCTCGCGGCGTACGGGTTCGCCCCGTAGGGCGTGCTGCCGTACTGATTTCCGCCGTACTGGGTGCTGCCGTACTGGGTTCCGCCGTACTGCGTGCTGCCGTACTGCGTGCCGCCGTACGGCTGCTGTGCCGCGTACGGGTCCTGGCCGCCGTGCTGCTGCTTCTGCTGCTGCGCGTACGGGTTCTGCGCACCCTGCTGCGGCTGGCCGTACGACGGCTGCTGCGGCGCCGCGTACGGGTTCGACTGCTGTTGGGGCGCGGCGTACGGGTTCTGCTGGTGCTGCTGCTGGGGCGCCGCGTACGGGTTGTGCTGCTGCTGCGCCGCGTACGGGTCGGGCTGCTGGGGTGCCGCGTACGGGTTCGACTGCTGCTGGGGTGCCGCGGAGGGGTTCGGGCCGCCGTGCTGCGGCGGCTCAGGAGCCGACGGCGCCGCCGGGGCGTCCGGTGCCTGCGGGGCGTCCGGAGCGGACGAGCCGTCCGGCTGACCGGTCGACGCACCTCCCGTCGTCGTCTCGCCCGGCTTCGGCCACTCGTTCTGATCGGACACCGCGATCCCCTCTCGGCGCCCGGTACCTCCGACGCCGTGTCGATCCTCCCACAGGCGCCCGAGCACCGACCGGACGGGGCCGACCGGGCCGAGCGGGACGACGTCAGACCTGGACGGTCGTCACCGGCAGCGTCGAGTCGGCCGCGAGTCCGAGGTCGCTCGGCGCGTGCCCCTCGGCCACGAGCCGTGCCCCGACCGCGGCGATCATCGCGCCGTTGTCCGTGCACAGGTCGAACGGCGGGATCCGCAGCGCCACCCCCGCGGCAGCGCAGCGCTCCTCGGCGACCTGCCGCAGCCGGGCGTTCGCGACGACGCCGCCGCCGAGCAGCAGCCGGTCGACGCCGGTGTCGCGGCAGGCGTGCAGCGCCTTGGTGAGCAGGACGTCGACGACCGCCTCGCGGAAGCTCGCGGCGACGTCGGCCACGGGCACCTCGCGCCCCTCGTCGCGGCAGCGCTCGACCCACCGCGCAACGGCGGTCTTCAGCCCCGAGAACGAGAAGTCGTACCGGTGGGCCGCCATGTCCTTCGGCAGCGTCAGGCCGCGGGGGAACCGGATCGCCGTCGGGTCGCCATCAGCCGCGGCACGGTCGATCTGCGGGCCGCCCGGGTACGGCAGGCCGAGCAACCGGGCGACCTTGTCGAACGCCTCGCCCGCAGCGTCGTCGATCGTCTCGCCGAGCAGCTCGACGTCGCCGACCAGGTCCCGCACCAGGAGCAGCGAGGTGTGCCCGCCGGACACCAGCAGCGCCACGGTCGGCAGCTCGATCTCGGAGCCGTCCGAGCGCAGCACGTCGGCACCGACGTGGCCGACCAGGTGGTTGACCCCGTAGAGCGGCTTGCCCGTCGCCACGGCGAGCGCCTTCGCGGCCCCCACCCCCACCATGAGCGCCCCCGCCAGCCCGGGCCCCGCGGTGACGGCGACGGCGTCGAGCTCGTCGAGCGTCACCCCGGCGCGGTCGAGCGCCTCGTGCAGGGTCGGGGTCATCGCCTCGAGGTGCGCGCGTGCCGCGACCTCGGGCACGACGCCGCCGTACCGGGCGTGCTCGTCCATGCTCGACGCGATGACGTTCGCCAGCAGGGTGCTCCCCCGCACGATGCCGACGCCGGTCTCGTCGCAGCTCGTCTCGATGCCGAGCACCAGTGGTTCAGTCGCGCTCACCGAGGGCCTCCTGTCCGATGGGTCCGACGCCCGACGACCGCTCGGCGTCCGGGCCGGGCAGGTCCGCCCGCATCACCCACGCGTCGACGCCGTCCGGTTGGTAGTAGCGGGGCCGGGTCGCGATGTGCTCGAACCCGAACGCCGTGTACATCGCCTGCGCCACGGGGTTGTCGGCGCGGACCTCGAGGAACACCTCGCGCACACCGCGGCGACGGGCCTCGTCGAGGAGCTCCGTGAACAGCACCCGCCCGAGGCCCTTGCCGCGCTGGTCCGCGGCGACGGCGATGGTCTGCACGTCGGCGACCGGGTTGCCCGCGAGCGAGGAGAGCCCGGCGTACCCGACGACCAGCGGCGCGGACGTGTCGTCGGCCGTCTCGACCACGACGTAGTACCCGTGCGGCGAGTACAGCTCGCCCGACATCTGCGACGCCGACCAGGCGTCCGTCGGGAACGAGGCGTGCTCGAGCCACATGATGTCGTCGAGGTCCTGCGGGTGGGCCCGCCGCAGGCGGAGCTCGTCCGGCAGGGTCACTGCTTGACCCGCTTCGGCGCACCCGGCACGGTCACGTCGGGGTCGCGCAGGTACAGGGCCGTGTCCTGGTCGAACGCCGCGCCGGACGCGAGCCGGTCCGCGGCGAGCGCCCCGAGCCTCCAGGCCGGCACCGACAGGGCCGTCACGCGGTCCCAGCCCACCGCGTCGGGCCGGGAGGCCCGGATCACCTCGTCGAGGTCCACCGGCTTCGCGAGTCCAGGGCCCGCGACGCGTGTGCCGGTCTGGTCGTAGGCGCTCCAGTAGACCTCGCGGCGGCGGGCGTCCGTCAGGACGACGAACGGCCCGTCCGGTCGGCCGTCGCGCGCGTCGGCGGCCACCGCGTCGTGGCTGACGAGCGGCAGGACGGGGACGCCGCGTGCCGCGGCGAAGGTGCGCGCGGCGGCGATGCCGACGCGCAGGCCGGTGAAGGGGCCGGGGCCCGTACCGGCGACGACGCCGGTGACGTCGGCGGGACTGGTGCCGGCCTCGGCCAGCACCTCGGCGAGGAACGGGCCGATCACCTCGGCGTGCCGGCGGCTGTCCTCGGTGTCGCGGGTCGCGAGCGCCCGGCCGGTGGCCGGGTCGACGACGGCGACGGAGGTCCCGGCGGAGGTGTCGATCGCGAGCAGCACCCGTCCATCGTAGGCGGCCCGCTCACCGCGCCACGGCGCCCGCGGTCTCCCACCGCACTCCGATCGACAGCGGCGACGATGTCGGCATGTCCGGCACCACCGTCGCCCGCCGCTCGTCCACGGTCTCCGCAGGGGTCCCCGGCCGGAGGAGCGCTCGTGCGGCGTCGTGACGCTCGCCCGTGGGGCGCCGTGGTGCAGGCGGGCGACGGGACGCTCCGTCCGCTCCGCGACTTCCCGGCGCCGTACCGGCCCGACGGCCTCGTGGAGTGGGGCAGCGTCACGAAGGCGGTCACGGCGGCGGCCGTCGGGGCCGCCGTCGCCAAGGGCCTGGTGCAGCTCGACGACGACGTGTCCCGCGTCGTGCCCCGGCTGACGGCCGCACGGTTCAGCGTCGGCGAGGTCCTGGAGCACCGGGCCGGACTCCTCCGCATGGCGCACCCGCTGCGTGCGACGGTGCAGCGCGACCCGTACGCCGACGTCGTGGGACGCCGACTCGACCCAGACGTCGTCGCCCCCGTCCTCCGGCGCGGGGAGGTCCTGTACTCCAACCTCGGATACGCCGTCCTGGGCGAGGTGCTCGACACGGTCACCGGGGACTGGTGGGCCTGGAGCACGTCGCGGGTCCTCGACCCGGCCGGGGTCTCGACCGCGACCCTGCGGCCACTGCCGCCCGAGCGCGTCCTGCCCCGTCGGCGCGACGGCACGGAGGCCGCACCCTGGACGATCGGGGCCGGTGCCTACGCCGCCGCCGGTGGTGTCTGGTCGACGTTCGCGGACCTCACCCGCTTCCTCGCCGCATCGGTGCGGGCGCCGACGACCCCGCGGGGCTGGCAGCGCGGCAGGGGCGCCGACCTGGTCAACGGGGCGACCCGGCACAGTCGCGCCTGCGCCCTCCGCCCGCACGGCTCGACCGACGTGGTGGTCGCGCACGGCCTGCGGACCGGCGCCGCCCTCGACCGGTGGACGATCGAACTGACCCGGGCGCTGGTCGACCCGTCAGACCGGGAGCGCGGCGGGTGACCTGCCCCGCACGACCGGGGCGGGGCGCCGGGTACGGTCGTGCGGGTCCCCGTCGGCACCAACCGGAAGACCCCGCCATGCACCTGCGCCGCTCCCCCGCGCCCACGTCCGTCCGACCGAGCACCTGGACCGACCCCTACGGCCGGCTCGCGGTCCGCTGCATGCAGACGGTCGTGATCGTCGTGGTGATCGGCGCGATCGTCACCGCCGCGACGACGCTCAGCCTCGTCACGATCCCCCTGCTCCTCGCGCTCATCATCGCCTCGGCGCTGCACCCCCTGGTCGCCTGGCTGCGGCGGCACGGGGTGCCCTCGGTGCTCGCGACCTCGATCGCGTTCGTGGCCGTCCTCGCCGCGGGTGCCGGTGTCCTGTGGCTGCTCGTCTCGACGTTCGCCGGTCAGTGGCCGATGCTGCAGGCCTCGGCGGTCGACGGGTTGCAACAACTGCAGGACCTGCTGCACGAGCTGCCCGTCCGGGTGACCGACGGGCAGATCGAGGACGCGGTGTCCGGCGTCGTCGACTTCGTCACGAGCGCCCGGTTCGGAGCCGGGGCGATCGCCGGCATCTCCGCGGTGACGAACTTCGTGACCGGGGCGGTGCTCACCGCGGTCATCCTGTTCTTCTTCCTGAAGGACGGCCCGGCGCTGTGGGAGTTCCTGCTGCGCCCGTTCACCGGCGACCAGTACGACCGCGCCCGTCGGATCGGCGACCGCGTGGTGACGACCCTCGGCGGGTACGTGCGCGGGACCGCCGCCGTCGCCGCCTTCGACGCGCTCGCGATCGGCAGCGGACTCGCCGTGCTCGGCGTCCCCCTGACCATCCCGCTCGCCGTGGTGGCCTTCGTGACCTCGTTCATCCCGATGATCGGCGCCCCGATCGCCGGCACCCTGGCCGCCCTCGTGACGCTCGTCGCACTCGGCCCGGTGAAGGCCGTCATCGTGGTGGCGATCGTCGTGCTCGTCAACCAGGTCGAGGGCAACTTCCTGCAGCCGGTGCTCATGGGGAAGACCCTGCGACTGCACGGCCTCGTCATCCTGGTCGGGCTGACGGCGGGCACCGTGCTCGGCGGGGTGACGGGTGCGCTGCTCGCGGTCCCGCTCATCGCAGCCGGCTGGGGCATCGTGCAGGTCTGGAACGGCGAGGACGCACCGGCCATGCCCTGGCGGCAGAAGCGTCGCGAGACGGTCCCGGTGGGCTGACCCGACCCGGGACGCGCGGCACGGGGTGCGGAGGCGACTACTCGAAGCGGACCGTGCTGGTGGGCGACGTCGTGCCCGTCGCGTCCTCGTCCGCCGCCTCGCGGAGGTGCTTCAGACGGGACCGGACACCACCGTCCTGGCGGCGCAGCACGATCGCGACGTCCGCCACGGACATCCCCGCGGCCGTCATCGCCTGGAGCCCGGCGTCCTCCGGCGGCGTCCACGGCGCGTAGGCGGCGGGCCGGTCGAGCCGAGCAGCGTCGACCTGCGGGTTGCCGGTCGGTGCAGCCCGGACCACCAGCGGGGACGGTGCGTCGTCCGTACCGGACGTCGTCGCGACGACCGGTGCCGGCGTCGACGCCGACCGCGGCCCGGTCGCCCGGACGTCCAGGCAGGCGACGGCGGTCACCGGATGGCGTGCCACGACCGCTCCTGCGGGCGACCGGAACACCCACTCGGTGTCGTCACGGTCCACCGTGCCGACCTCCACGTCGCTGAAGCCGCCGGTGTCGAGGACGATGCGCATGGTTCCCCCGTTCGCGCTGACCAGATCTGCTGCGAGGCTACCGGTCACCGGCCGGGGCACGCTCGACGACCGCCCGACGGACACCCTCCACCGCCGCGGCGACCGCGCGCTCGCGGGCCTCGGCGTCCTCGGTCTCGGAGTCGTGCACGAACACGGTGGCACCCCGCCGGGCACCGCAGAAGTCGACGATGCCGTGCTCGACCTGCGTCCGGAGCGCCTCGGCGTACCCGTGCCGTTCGTACACGCCGGCGTCGTCGCCCGCGATCGGCACCATGTGGACGGTGAGCCGACCGAGCGCCCGACGGATGCCGCCGTCCGGGTCGACGTCGAACGCCCAGCCGTTCACGAACACGCGGTCGATCCAGCCCTTGAGCACCGCGGGCACGGACCACCACCAGACCGGGAACACGAGGACGAGGTCGGTGGCGCGGTCGATGCGCTGCTGCTCGGCGACGACGTCGGCCGGGGCGTCCGTGCCGGTCCGGTAGGTCTGCCGGTCGGCGAGGGTGAAGCGCGGGTCGAACCCCTCGGCCGCCAGGTCGGCGGTCTCGACCGTCCCCGCGGGCAGGGCGTCCCGCAGGCGAGCCGCGAGGTGGTGGGTGAGCGAGTCGGGGTCCGGGTGGGCGGTCACGATGAGCGTCGGCACACCGCATCCTCCCGGAGCCGGCTGGGTGGTACCGGGACACCCGCTGTCGCCCGGCCGCGCCGGCTCACTCCGCGGTCAGGTCGAGGGACCAGGCGACCTCGTGCGCGAGCTGCCCGGTCCGCCGGAACGACCGGACCTGGTGGGTGGCGGCCAGGGCGGCGGCGAGGTCGTCGCGGTCGGCGGGGGTGAACCCGAGCGACTGCCAGAACGGACCGGAGCGCCGCGAGAACAGCCATGCCCGTCGCGCGCCCGTGGCCGCGGCGTGGTCGACGGCGAAGCGCGCGAGCCGGGTGCCGTGGCCGAGCCCCCGCAGGTGCGGCGCCACCGCCACGCTGCGGACGAGCACGTGGACGCCGTCGTCGCTCGTCTCGTACCCGGTGCTGCCGACGACGCGGCCGTCGTCGGCACGGTCGACCCACAGCCGGACGGTCGGCTCGGAACGGGCCCGGTCGAGGCCGGCGACGGTCAGGTCGGCTCCGACGAGGAAGGAGCGGAGGTCGTCGACCGCACCGGCGTCCACGCGCTGCAGGGTCAGAGGTCGACGCCCGTCCAGCGCGGCCCCGTCGCGGTGACGACGACCCGGCGCGGCTCGTCGGGCACGTCGTCGGGATCGAGGTCGTCGTCGACACCGTGGTCGGCCGCGTCCGCGCCGGTCGCCCGCGTGATCTCGACGTCGAGCACGCTGTCGCTGATGCCGTCGACCATGCCGCGGCCCCACTCGACGACGACGATCGCCGCGTCCCAGTCGAGGTCGAGGTCGTCGAGCTCGACCGGGTCCGACAGCCGGTAGGCGTCCACGTGCACGAGGTCGGGACCGGCCGAGGTCGGGTGGGTGCGAGCGAGCACGAACGTCGGGCTGGACACCTGGCCGCGCGCGCCGAGCGCCGCGCCGAGGCCGCGGGTCAGGGTCGTCTTGCCGGCACCGAGCGGCCCGGTCAGCACGACCAGGTCACCGGCCCGCAGCACCGCGGCCAGTCGTGCGCCGAGCTCCCCCATCGCCGCGGTGCCCTCGACGGTCGTGTCGAGCAGGACCCGTGCCGGGTCGGTCACGGCCGTTCGCCTCGCAGGTAGGCGCCGACTCGGCCCTCGACCTCGTGCCCGTCGTACACGCGCGGCACGCGCGCGCCGATGCGGCAGACGATCTCCTCGCCGATGGTGTCGAGCGCGGCACCCCACTCCAGGACCGTCTGCTCGCCGTGGGCACCCGCGCCGAAGAGCACCACCGTGTCGCCGGTGCGGACGTCGTCGTCGCCGACGTCGACCAGGAACTGGTCCATCGCGACACGACCGGCGATCGGGTAGCGCGTGCCGTTGATCGTCACCTCGACCCGTCCCTGCGCCAGGCGTGGGACGCCGTCCGCGTACCCGACGGGGACGAGCGCGAGCGTCGTCTCGGTGGCCGTCCGGTACGTGTAGTCGTACGAGACGCCGGTGCCGACCGGGACCCGCTTCGTCTTGGCGACCGACGCCGTCAGGGTCATCACGGGTTCGAGCCCGAGGTCCGCTGCCGAGACGCCGTCCGCGCCGGGGATGCCGAACAGGTTCGCCCCCATCCGCACCATGTCCTTGCGGAACTCCTTGCGTTCGAGTCCGGCGAGCGACGCGGCGACGTGCTCCGTCGGGATGTCGAGCCCGAGGTCCTCCGCGATCTCGACCGCGGCGTCGAACACCGCGACCGCGGCGCTGTCCTCGTGGTCCGAGGTCTCGGCCAGGTGTGTGTACGCGGCGACGACCTCGATGCGGCCCTGCCGCTGGGCGTCGCGGGCGAGCTCGACGAGCGCCGGCCAGTCCGACGCCGTCGCACCGTCGCGGTGCAGCCCCGAGTCGACGCCGAGGTGCACCCGGGCCGGTCGGTGGTCGACGGCGTCGACCACGCGCTGCAGCTCGGCGACGTTCGAGACGCCGAGGTCGACGGCGGAGTCGATCGCGTCGCGGAAGTCGAGGTCCGGGTCGTGCTGCCACGTGAACAGGTGGACGTCCTCGCCGACGCCGATCGACCGCAGGCGCAGGGCCGCGGGGACCGTCAGCACCCCGATCCACCGGATGCCGGCGTCGACCGCGGCGAGCGCGATCGGTTCGAGGCCGTGCCCGTAGGCGTCGGCCTTCATGATCGCCATGACGTCGACCGGGTCCATCCACTCGCGGACCAGGTCGAGGTTGGCACGGTAGGCGTCGAGGTCGATGCGGGCCTGCCGCAGCGGTGCCGAGCTCACGTCGTCCTCCGTTCCACGCTGCGGCCGATGCGGGCGACCACCTCGTAGTTGATCGTCCCGACGGCGGCCGCCCAGTCCTCGACGGCGGGGTCGCCGTTCGCCGGGTCGCCCCAGAGGACCGCTTCGTCGCCGACGCGGACGTCGGCGTCGCCGATGTCGACGTGCATGGCGTTCATCGCGACCCGCCCGACGACCGGGAACGTGCGGTCGCCGATCCGGACGGAGACCCGGTTGCCGAAGTCGCGGTCGAAGCCGTCCGCGTAGCCGAGTCCGATGACGGCCAGCCGGGTGTCGGACCCGGCCCGCCAGGTGTAGCCGTAGGAGACCCCGTCGCCGGCCCGGACGGGCACGGTGCGGAGCACCGCGGCGGTGACGCGCATCGCCGGACGCAGACCGAGGTCGGCCGAGGTCCGGTCGGGGAAGGGACTGAGGCCGTACAGCGCGAGACCGACACGGGACAGGTCGCGACGGGTCTCCGGCACGGCCAGCGACGCGGCACTCGCGGCGAGGTGCACGACGTCCGGAACGATGCCGTTCGCCGACAGGCCGTCGAGGGCCCGCTGGAGTGCGGCGTCCTGGTCGAGGTCGTCGGTGCGCGAGGCGTTCGACAGGTGGGACATGAGGCCCTCGACCCGCGTGCGGTTGCCGCCGCGCGCGAGCGCCCCGGCCGTCGCGAAGAGCTCGGCCCACTCGGACTCGACGGCGCCGTTGCGGCTCAACCCGGTGTCCACGCAGAGGTGCACGGCCGGCACCTCGGAGTCGGCGGCGGCGGACAGCTGGTCGACGCTCGAGACCGCGGGCGTGATGCCGTACTGCGCGGCCCGTCGGAAGTCCTCGTCGGGGGCGTGCAACCACGCGAGGATCCGCACCCCCTCGTCGATGCCGCCCTGCCGCAGGGCGACGGCCTCGTCGAGGTCGGCGACGCCGAGCCACTCGGCGCCGGCGTCCACGAAGGCGCGCGCGGCGTCGAGGGCGCCGTGGCCGTAGCCGTTCGCCTTGACCACCGCGATCACCCCGGACGGCGCGACCTGCTCGGCGATCGTCG includes:
- a CDS encoding GNAT family N-acetyltransferase codes for the protein MDAGAVDDLRSFLVGADLTVAGLDRARSEPTVRLWVDRADDGRVVGSTGYETSDDGVHVLVRSVAVAPHLRGLGHGTRLARFAVDHAAATGARRAWLFSRRSGPFWQSLGFTPADRDDLAAALAATHQVRSFRRTGQLAHEVAWSLDLTAE
- the tsaD gene encoding tRNA (adenosine(37)-N6)-threonylcarbamoyltransferase complex transferase subunit TsaD, whose product is MSATEPLVLGIETSCDETGVGIVRGSTLLANVIASSMDEHARYGGVVPEVAARAHLEAMTPTLHEALDRAGVTLDELDAVAVTAGPGLAGALMVGVGAAKALAVATGKPLYGVNHLVGHVGADVLRSDGSEIELPTVALLVSGGHTSLLLVRDLVGDVELLGETIDDAAGEAFDKVARLLGLPYPGGPQIDRAAADGDPTAIRFPRGLTLPKDMAAHRYDFSFSGLKTAVARWVERCRDEGREVPVADVAASFREAVVDVLLTKALHACRDTGVDRLLLGGGVVANARLRQVAEERCAAAGVALRIPPFDLCTDNGAMIAAVGARLVAEGHAPSDLGLAADSTLPVTTVQV
- a CDS encoding serine hydrolase domain-containing protein, producing MRRRDARPWGAVVQAGDGTLRPLRDFPAPYRPDGLVEWGSVTKAVTAAAVGAAVAKGLVQLDDDVSRVVPRLTAARFSVGEVLEHRAGLLRMAHPLRATVQRDPYADVVGRRLDPDVVAPVLRRGEVLYSNLGYAVLGEVLDTVTGDWWAWSTSRVLDPAGVSTATLRPLPPERVLPRRRDGTEAAPWTIGAGAYAAAGGVWSTFADLTRFLAASVRAPTTPRGWQRGRGADLVNGATRHSRACALRPHGSTDVVVAHGLRTGAALDRWTIELTRALVDPSDRERGG
- a CDS encoding DUF4190 domain-containing protein, giving the protein MSDQNEWPKPGETTTGGASTGQPDGSSAPDAPQAPDAPAAPSAPEPPQHGGPNPSAAPQQQSNPYAAPQQPDPYAAQQQHNPYAAPQQQHQQNPYAAPQQQSNPYAAPQQPSYGQPQQGAQNPYAQQQKQQHGGQDPYAAQQPYGGTQYGSTQYGGTQYGSTQYGGNQYGSTPYGANPYAASGYQPYAQRPKTNTLAILSIVFGLASIPFWFIAILLGPAGAILGHVALGKVKQNGETGRGLALTGIIAGWVMTGVWILWIVFVVILATYGNGSGTPYDYDYDSGTGAFVG
- the rimI gene encoding ribosomal protein S18-alanine N-acetyltransferase, which gives rise to MTLPDELRLRRAHPQDLDDIMWLEHASFPTDAWSASQMSGELYSPHGYYVVVETADDTSAPLVVGYAGLSSLAGNPVADVQTIAVAADQRGKGLGRVLFTELLDEARRRGVREVFLEVRADNPVAQAMYTAFGFEHIATRPRYYQPDGVDAWVMRADLPGPDAERSSGVGPIGQEALGERD
- the alr gene encoding alanine racemase; the protein is MSSAPLRQARIDLDAYRANLDLVREWMDPVDVMAIMKADAYGHGLEPIALAAVDAGIRWIGVLTVPAALRLRSIGVGEDVHLFTWQHDPDLDFRDAIDSAVDLGVSNVAELQRVVDAVDHRPARVHLGVDSGLHRDGATASDWPALVELARDAQRQGRIEVVAAYTHLAETSDHEDSAAVAVFDAAVEIAEDLGLDIPTEHVAASLAGLERKEFRKDMVRMGANLFGIPGADGVSAADLGLEPVMTLTASVAKTKRVPVGTGVSYDYTYRTATETTLALVPVGYADGVPRLAQGRVEVTINGTRYPIAGRVAMDQFLVDVGDDDVRTGDTVVLFGAGAHGEQTVLEWGAALDTIGEEIVCRIGARVPRVYDGHEVEGRVGAYLRGERP
- a CDS encoding NAD(P)H-dependent oxidoreductase; the encoded protein is MPTLIVTAHPDPDSLTHHLAARLRDALPAGTVETADLAAEGFDPRFTLADRQTYRTGTDAPADVVAEQQRIDRATDLVLVFPVWWWSVPAVLKGWIDRVFVNGWAFDVDPDGGIRRALGRLTVHMVPIAGDDAGVYERHGYAEALRTQVEHGIVDFCGARRGATVFVHDSETEDAEARERAVAAAVEGVRRAVVERAPAGDR
- the alr gene encoding alanine racemase; the encoded protein is MSAFTGVTVDREALIENYATIAEQVAPSGVIAVVKANGYGHGALDAARAFVDAGAEWLGVADLDEAVALRQGGIDEGVRILAWLHAPDEDFRRAAQYGITPAVSSVDQLSAAADSEVPAVHLCVDTGLSRNGAVESEWAELFATAGALARGGNRTRVEGLMSHLSNASRTDDLDQDAALQRALDGLSANGIVPDVVHLAASAASLAVPETRRDLSRVGLALYGLSPFPDRTSADLGLRPAMRVTAAVLRTVPVRAGDGVSYGYTWRAGSDTRLAVIGLGYADGFDRDFGNRVSVRIGDRTFPVVGRVAMNAMHVDIGDADVRVGDEAVLWGDPANGDPAVEDWAAAVGTINYEVVARIGRSVERRTT
- a CDS encoding AI-2E family transporter; the encoded protein is MHLRRSPAPTSVRPSTWTDPYGRLAVRCMQTVVIVVVIGAIVTAATTLSLVTIPLLLALIIASALHPLVAWLRRHGVPSVLATSIAFVAVLAAGAGVLWLLVSTFAGQWPMLQASAVDGLQQLQDLLHELPVRVTDGQIEDAVSGVVDFVTSARFGAGAIAGISAVTNFVTGAVLTAVILFFFLKDGPALWEFLLRPFTGDQYDRARRIGDRVVTTLGGYVRGTAAVAAFDALAIGSGLAVLGVPLTIPLAVVAFVTSFIPMIGAPIAGTLAALVTLVALGPVKAVIVVAIVVLVNQVEGNFLQPVLMGKTLRLHGLVILVGLTAGTVLGGVTGALLAVPLIAAGWGIVQVWNGEDAPAMPWRQKRRETVPVG
- the tsaB gene encoding tRNA (adenosine(37)-N6)-threonylcarbamoyltransferase complex dimerization subunit type 1 TsaB — encoded protein: MLLAIDTSAGTSVAVVDPATGRALATRDTEDSRRHAEVIGPFLAEVLAEAGTSPADVTGVVAGTGPGPFTGLRVGIAAARTFAAARGVPVLPLVSHDAVAADARDGRPDGPFVVLTDARRREVYWSAYDQTGTRVAGPGLAKPVDLDEVIRASRPDAVGWDRVTALSVPAWRLGALAADRLASGAAFDQDTALYLRDPDVTVPGAPKRVKQ
- the tsaE gene encoding tRNA (adenosine(37)-N6)-threonylcarbamoyltransferase complex ATPase subunit type 1 TsaE → MTDPARVLLDTTVEGTAAMGELGARLAAVLRAGDLVVLTGPLGAGKTTLTRGLGAALGARGQVSSPTFVLARTHPTSAGPDLVHVDAYRLSDPVELDDLDLDWDAAIVVVEWGRGMVDGISDSVLDVEITRATGADAADHGVDDDLDPDDVPDEPRRVVVTATGPRWTGVDL